The proteins below come from a single Pandoraea apista genomic window:
- a CDS encoding M20 aminoacylase family protein has protein sequence MTQDIYFAKALTGWRHAFHRQPETGFEEVGTSQTVATILESLGLEVHRGIGGTGIVANLRVGDGGGAIGIRADMDALMITEQAPAREYASQVPGKMHACGHDGHMSMVLGAAKLLAESRDFKGTVRFIFQPAEEHGRGAKAMIADGLLERFPIDAIYGVHNMPGIPAGRIATRVGGIMASEDNFVIRIRGKGTHAARPHMGVDPLVIGAQIVVALQTVVSRSVDPGLSAVVSCTEFITDGIRNAIPTNVVIKGDTRSYTPDVQQLLETRMRDICMGVCAMHGAHCEFEYTHEFAPTVNRADNTALAIRAAQAVAGEAMVDAEVAPVMASEDFGVFLQHVPGNFAFIGNGTGDEPGAIPLHNACYDFNDAILPLGARYFAQIVRDSLPR, from the coding sequence ATGACGCAGGACATCTATTTCGCCAAGGCGCTGACGGGATGGCGGCACGCGTTTCATCGTCAACCGGAAACCGGTTTCGAGGAAGTCGGCACGTCGCAGACCGTTGCAACGATTCTTGAAAGCCTCGGGCTGGAAGTGCATCGCGGTATCGGCGGCACCGGCATCGTGGCGAATCTGCGGGTAGGAGACGGCGGCGGCGCTATCGGCATTCGCGCCGACATGGACGCTTTGATGATCACCGAGCAGGCACCGGCGCGCGAATACGCGTCGCAAGTGCCGGGCAAGATGCACGCCTGCGGGCACGACGGCCATATGTCGATGGTGCTTGGCGCGGCGAAACTGCTGGCGGAGTCGCGCGACTTCAAAGGCACGGTGCGCTTCATCTTCCAGCCTGCGGAAGAACACGGTCGCGGCGCGAAGGCGATGATTGCCGACGGGCTGCTGGAGCGTTTCCCCATCGATGCCATTTATGGCGTGCACAACATGCCGGGCATCCCGGCGGGACGCATTGCCACGCGTGTTGGCGGCATCATGGCGAGTGAAGATAACTTCGTCATCCGTATTCGCGGCAAGGGCACGCATGCGGCGCGTCCGCACATGGGCGTCGATCCGCTGGTGATCGGTGCGCAAATCGTCGTGGCGCTGCAAACGGTGGTGTCGCGCAGTGTCGATCCTGGCTTGTCGGCGGTCGTGTCGTGCACGGAATTCATCACTGACGGGATTCGCAACGCGATTCCCACGAACGTCGTAATCAAGGGCGACACGCGCAGTTACACACCGGACGTGCAGCAATTACTCGAGACACGCATGCGCGACATTTGCATGGGAGTGTGTGCAATGCACGGCGCGCATTGCGAGTTCGAGTACACGCATGAGTTTGCGCCGACGGTGAACCGGGCTGACAATACGGCGCTCGCGATTCGTGCGGCACAGGCGGTCGCCGGGGAGGCCATGGTCGATGCCGAGGTGGCGCCGGTCATGGCGTCGGAGGACTTCGGCGTATTCCTTCAGCATGTGCCGGGCAACTTCGCGTTCATTGGCAACGGTACCGGCGACGAGCCGGGCGCGATTCCGTTGCATAACGCCTGCTACGACTTCAACGATGCGATTCTGCCGCTCGGTGCACGCTATTTCGCGCAGATCGTGCGCGATAGTTTGCCGCGTTGA
- a CDS encoding HD domain-containing protein has translation MNASTTLLAQAFSPYDEVVLAALDTLDVSLRTADAQSERADDNDNREDGSHDEAHLIRVWRLVTEIAADEAGVDLEMLAVATLLHDCVQVEKTDPRRAQASRLCAEKASNVLHTLGWTPARIDATAHVIEAHSFSAGIAPRSREACVLRDADRLDAIGAIGIARTFYVAGRTGSRLYDPLDPFAQHRSLDDRRFALDHFETKLLRLSEGLTTLKAQRIGAQRIATMRAYLDLLRDEISPGVRG, from the coding sequence ATGAACGCATCGACTACGCTACTGGCGCAAGCCTTCTCGCCCTATGACGAGGTCGTCCTCGCCGCGCTCGACACGCTGGATGTGTCGCTGCGTACTGCGGATGCACAGAGTGAAAGGGCTGACGACAACGACAATCGCGAAGACGGCTCGCACGACGAGGCGCATTTGATTCGTGTGTGGCGGCTGGTGACGGAGATTGCGGCCGACGAGGCGGGCGTCGATCTCGAGATGCTGGCCGTGGCGACGCTGCTGCACGATTGCGTTCAGGTCGAAAAGACAGACCCGCGGCGTGCTCAGGCATCGCGGCTCTGCGCGGAGAAAGCGAGCAACGTTCTGCATACGCTGGGATGGACGCCGGCGCGCATCGACGCGACGGCGCATGTTATCGAGGCACATAGCTTTTCGGCGGGTATCGCGCCTCGTTCGCGCGAAGCCTGCGTGTTGCGCGATGCCGACCGTCTCGATGCCATCGGCGCCATCGGCATCGCACGTACCTTCTATGTGGCCGGTCGCACCGGCTCGCGTTTGTACGACCCGCTCGATCCGTTCGCTCAGCACCGCAGTCTCGACGACCGTCGCTTTGCCCTCGATCATTTCGAAACCAAGCTGCTTCGGCTGAGCGAAGGGCTGACGACATTGAAGGCCCAACGCATTGGGGCGCAACGCATTGCGACCATGCGCGCTTACCTCGATCTGCTGCGAGACGAAATATCGCCCGGCGTTCGCGGGTGA
- a CDS encoding single-stranded DNA-binding protein gives MASVNKVILVGNLGADPEVRYLPSGDAVANIRLATTDRYKDKQSGEFKEMTEWHRVSFFGRLAEIVNEYLKKGSSVYIEGRIRTRKYQAQDGTDRYSTEIVADQMQMLGGRGGEGGGGGGGGYSRGGGGGDEGGGGGGYSRGGGAGRQQAPAKQSGGGFDDMDDDIPF, from the coding sequence ATGGCATCAGTCAACAAAGTGATCCTGGTCGGTAACCTTGGCGCCGACCCCGAAGTCCGCTATTTGCCAAGCGGCGATGCGGTCGCGAACATTCGTCTGGCGACGACCGACCGTTACAAGGACAAGCAATCCGGCGAGTTCAAGGAAATGACGGAATGGCACCGCGTGTCGTTCTTCGGCCGTCTCGCCGAGATCGTCAACGAGTACCTGAAGAAGGGCTCGTCGGTGTATATCGAAGGCCGTATCCGCACGCGCAAGTATCAGGCGCAGGACGGCACGGACCGTTACAGCACGGAAATCGTGGCTGACCAGATGCAGATGCTGGGTGGCCGTGGCGGTGAAGGTGGCGGCGGCGGTGGCGGTGGCTACTCGCGCGGCGGCGGTGGTGGTGACGAAGGCGGCGGCGGTGGCGGCTATTCGCGAGGCGGTGGCGCTGGCCGCCAGCAAGCGCCGGCCAAGCAATCGGGCGGCGGCTTCGACGACATGGACGACGATATTCCGTTCTGA
- a CDS encoding MFS transporter: MSTDSVTSASPATTRGRGGRMTPLEVRASASLAGIFALRMLGLFLIMPVFSVFAQTIPGGNNTFLVGLAIGIYGLTQSLLYIPYGWASDRLGRKPVIIFGLIVFAIGSLVAALAHDLMWIIVGRAIQGAGAISSAVMACVADLTSDENRTKAMAMIGGSIGVSFAVAIVCAPFLYHWLGMSGLFSAIGILAVLAIFVVLWVVPTPPVHPKAGPAPFSEVLHNPELLRLNFGVFVLHATQTALFVAMPRMLVAAGLPVAQHWEIYLPVMGLSFVAMVPAIIAAEKRGKMKIVLLSAIALVAIAQAALGGLPPTVGVIATVLFVYFLGFNVLEASQPSLVSKLAPGQRKGAAVGVYNTTQALGLFCGGALGGYLMTHYGQNAIFITCAAGAFVWLIIAAPMRTPAPRQS; encoded by the coding sequence ATGTCGACCGATTCCGTGACTTCCGCTTCCCCTGCCACGACACGCGGCCGCGGCGGCCGCATGACCCCGCTAGAAGTGCGCGCGAGTGCGTCGCTCGCGGGGATTTTCGCGCTGCGCATGCTTGGCCTGTTCCTGATCATGCCGGTGTTCTCGGTGTTCGCTCAGACGATTCCGGGCGGCAACAACACTTTCCTCGTTGGACTGGCGATCGGCATTTACGGCCTGACGCAGTCGCTGCTCTATATCCCGTACGGTTGGGCGTCTGACCGGCTGGGACGCAAGCCGGTGATCATCTTCGGCCTGATCGTGTTCGCGATCGGCTCGCTCGTGGCTGCGCTGGCCCATGATCTGATGTGGATCATCGTCGGCCGGGCGATTCAGGGCGCGGGGGCAATTTCCTCCGCGGTCATGGCCTGCGTGGCCGACCTGACGAGCGACGAGAATCGCACGAAAGCAATGGCGATGATTGGCGGCAGCATTGGTGTGTCGTTTGCGGTGGCGATCGTGTGCGCGCCGTTCCTGTATCACTGGCTAGGCATGAGCGGCTTGTTCTCGGCCATCGGCATTCTGGCCGTGCTGGCGATTTTCGTGGTGTTGTGGGTGGTGCCCACGCCGCCGGTGCATCCCAAGGCGGGGCCGGCGCCATTCTCCGAGGTGTTGCATAACCCGGAACTGCTGCGTCTGAATTTCGGCGTATTCGTGCTGCATGCCACGCAGACGGCGCTTTTCGTGGCGATGCCGCGCATGCTGGTGGCAGCGGGCTTGCCGGTGGCTCAGCATTGGGAGATCTATCTGCCGGTGATGGGGCTGTCGTTCGTGGCGATGGTGCCGGCGATCATTGCGGCCGAGAAGCGCGGGAAGATGAAGATTGTGCTGCTCTCGGCGATTGCCCTGGTGGCGATCGCGCAGGCGGCGCTGGGCGGGTTGCCGCCGACGGTGGGCGTGATCGCAACGGTGCTGTTCGTGTACTTCCTGGGCTTCAACGTGCTTGAGGCGTCGCAGCCGTCGCTGGTGTCGAAGCTCGCACCAGGGCAGCGCAAGGGCGCGGCGGTGGGTGTCTACAATACGACGCAGGCACTGGGGTTGTTCTGCGGCGGGGCACTAGGGGGTTATCTGATGACCCACTACGGTCAAAACGCAATATTCATCACATGTGCAGCCGGGGCTTTCGTGTGGCTTATAATCGCCGCACCGATGAGGACGCCAGCGCCTCGTCAATCCTGA
- the uvrA gene encoding excinuclease ABC subunit UvrA — METIRIRGARTHNLKNVNLDLPRHQLVVITGLSGSGKSSLAFDTLYAEGQRRYVESLSAYARQFLQLMEKPDVDLIEGLSPAISIEQKATSHNPRSTVGTVTEIHDYLRLLYARVGTPYCPDHGLPLESQSVSQMVDAVLALPEDTKLMILAPIVVDRKGEHADLFESMQAQGFVRFRIRSGGGAANEGRARVYDIDALPKLKKTEKHSVDVVIDRVKVRADLKQRLAESFETALRLADGRAIALEMDTEKEHVFSSKFACPVCSYSLQELEPRLFSFNNPMGACPTCDGLGQMTFFDPKRVVAFPALSLASGAIKGWDRRNQFYFQMLQSLAAFYDFDVDTAFEELPEDTQKIVLYGSGEQAIPFTYVNEKGRTSVREHAFEGIIPNLERRYRETDSVAVREELAKYQNNRACPDCEGSRLRREARFVKVGEGPQARAIYEIGNLPLRDTLGYFHELVLHGAKREIADKIVKEIVARLSFLNNVGLDYLSLERSADTLSGGEAQRIRLASQIGSGLTGVMYVLDEPSIGLHQRDNDRLIGTLKHLRDLGNSVIVVEHDEDMILASDYVVDMGLGAGIHGGTVIAQGSPQQIEQAPESLTGQYLSGARRIEVPEQRHAPREERLRIFDATGNNLKNVNLDLPVGLLTCVTGVSGSGKSTLINDTLYHAIARHLYGSSAEPAPYDQIEGLEHFDKVINVDQSPIGRTPRSNPATYTGVFTPIRELFAGVPAAKERGYDPGRFSFNVKGGRCEACQGDGVIKVEMHFLPDVYVPCDVCHGKRYNRETLEVQYKGRNISEVLDMTVEQAHEFFKPVPVVARKLKTLLDVGLGYIRLGQSATTLSGGEAQRVKLSLELSKRDTGRTLYILDEPTTGLHFHDIELLLTVIHRLRDQGNTVVIIEHNLDVIKTADWVIDLGPEGGAGGGQIIAQGTPEQVAANKASFTGKYLAPLLRREK; from the coding sequence ATGGAAACCATTCGTATTCGTGGGGCTCGTACCCACAACCTCAAGAACGTCAATCTCGACTTGCCGCGTCACCAGCTTGTGGTGATCACCGGCCTGTCCGGCTCCGGCAAATCGTCGCTCGCCTTCGATACGCTTTACGCGGAAGGCCAGCGGCGCTACGTCGAGAGTCTGTCGGCGTACGCCCGTCAGTTCCTGCAACTGATGGAGAAGCCCGATGTCGATCTGATCGAAGGTCTCTCGCCGGCGATCTCCATCGAGCAGAAGGCAACATCGCACAACCCGCGCTCCACGGTCGGCACGGTCACGGAAATCCACGATTACCTGCGTCTGCTCTACGCCCGTGTCGGCACGCCCTACTGCCCCGACCACGGTCTGCCGCTCGAGTCACAAAGCGTCTCGCAAATGGTCGACGCCGTGCTTGCGCTGCCGGAAGACACCAAGCTCATGATCCTCGCGCCAATCGTGGTCGATCGCAAAGGGGAGCATGCCGACCTCTTCGAGTCGATGCAGGCGCAGGGCTTCGTGCGCTTTCGCATCCGCTCCGGGGGCGGCGCCGCCAACGAAGGCCGCGCCCGCGTGTATGACATCGACGCCCTGCCCAAGCTCAAGAAGACGGAAAAACATTCGGTCGATGTGGTGATCGACCGCGTGAAGGTGCGCGCCGATCTGAAGCAACGTCTGGCGGAATCGTTCGAAACCGCACTGCGCCTGGCCGATGGCCGCGCCATTGCGCTGGAAATGGATACCGAGAAGGAACACGTCTTCAGCTCGAAATTCGCGTGCCCCGTGTGCTCGTACTCGTTGCAGGAACTCGAGCCGCGCCTGTTCTCGTTCAATAATCCGATGGGCGCCTGCCCGACCTGCGACGGTCTGGGCCAGATGACGTTCTTCGATCCAAAGCGCGTCGTCGCCTTCCCGGCGCTTTCGCTGGCCTCGGGGGCGATCAAGGGGTGGGACCGTCGTAACCAGTTTTACTTCCAGATGCTGCAAAGCCTGGCGGCGTTCTACGACTTCGACGTCGATACCGCTTTCGAGGAATTGCCGGAAGACACGCAGAAGATCGTGCTTTACGGCTCCGGCGAGCAAGCCATTCCCTTCACGTACGTCAACGAGAAGGGCCGCACGTCAGTGCGCGAGCACGCATTCGAAGGCATCATTCCGAATCTGGAGCGGCGTTATCGCGAAACCGATTCGGTCGCGGTGCGCGAAGAACTTGCCAAGTATCAGAACAACCGCGCCTGCCCCGATTGCGAAGGCAGCCGCCTGCGCCGCGAAGCCCGTTTCGTGAAAGTCGGCGAAGGCCCGCAGGCCCGCGCGATCTATGAGATCGGCAATCTGCCGCTGCGCGATACGCTCGGCTACTTCCACGAACTGGTGTTGCACGGCGCGAAGCGCGAGATCGCCGACAAGATCGTGAAGGAAATCGTTGCGCGCCTCTCGTTCCTGAACAACGTCGGCCTCGACTATCTCTCGCTGGAGCGCAGCGCCGATACGCTCTCGGGTGGCGAAGCACAGCGCATTCGTCTCGCCTCGCAAATCGGCTCGGGCCTGACCGGCGTGATGTACGTGCTCGACGAACCATCCATCGGGCTGCACCAGCGCGATAACGATCGTCTGATCGGCACCCTCAAGCACCTGCGCGATCTCGGCAACTCCGTGATCGTGGTCGAGCACGACGAGGACATGATTCTCGCGAGCGACTACGTCGTCGACATGGGGCTCGGCGCCGGTATTCACGGCGGAACGGTAATCGCACAAGGCAGCCCCCAGCAGATCGAGCAGGCGCCGGAATCGCTCACCGGGCAGTACCTCTCCGGGGCCCGGCGCATCGAGGTGCCGGAGCAGCGCCACGCGCCGCGCGAAGAGCGGCTGCGCATTTTCGACGCGACCGGCAACAACCTCAAGAACGTCAACCTGGATCTGCCGGTCGGCCTGCTGACCTGCGTGACGGGCGTGTCCGGCTCGGGCAAGTCGACGCTGATCAACGACACGCTGTATCACGCCATCGCCCGCCATCTCTACGGGTCATCGGCCGAGCCGGCCCCCTATGACCAGATCGAGGGGCTGGAGCACTTCGACAAGGTCATCAACGTCGATCAATCGCCCATCGGACGCACGCCGCGCTCGAATCCGGCCACGTACACCGGCGTATTCACACCGATCCGCGAACTCTTTGCCGGCGTGCCGGCGGCCAAAGAGCGCGGCTATGACCCGGGCCGTTTCTCGTTCAACGTGAAGGGCGGACGCTGCGAAGCCTGTCAGGGCGACGGCGTCATCAAGGTCGAAATGCACTTCCTGCCGGACGTGTATGTGCCTTGCGATGTTTGTCATGGCAAGCGCTACAACCGCGAAACGCTCGAAGTGCAATACAAGGGCCGCAACATCTCGGAAGTGCTCGACATGACGGTCGAGCAGGCGCATGAGTTCTTCAAGCCCGTGCCGGTCGTGGCACGCAAGCTCAAAACACTGCTCGACGTGGGGCTGGGCTACATTCGCCTCGGCCAGTCGGCCACGACGCTCTCGGGCGGCGAGGCGCAACGGGTGAAGCTCTCGCTCGAACTTTCCAAGCGCGATACCGGCCGGACCCTGTATATCCTTGATGAACCGACGACCGGGCTGCACTTCCACGATATCGAATTGCTGTTGACCGTGATTCACCGGCTGCGGGATCAGGGCAATACTGTCGTCATCATCGAGCACAATCTCGATGTGATCAAAACGGCAGACTGGGTGATCGACCTCGGACCGGAAGGCGGGGCGGGAGGCGGACAGATCATTGCCCAGGGCACGCCCGAGCAAGTGGCGGCGAACAAGGCCAGCTTCACCGGCAAGTACCTCGCCCCGTTACTCAGGCGCGAGAAGTAA
- a CDS encoding AI-2E family transporter, protein MEPRTGWNPDRNFWIELASYVFAAVALWLILSIHLLSVVLSGMIVYQLVHVLGPRLQLRISSERARLVAVALLSAVIVALMTALIFGIITFFRSDAGHLQHINGKMMEAIEQARAQLPAWITARLPADSDDIHQAITGYLKDHTQEMSLVGKEALNAMVHIVVGLVLGALVALSTIRPVHSMRPLAAALARRVTLFGDAFRRIVFAQVKISAINTLFTAIFLVGVLPLFDIHVPLRKTMIVVTFVVGLLPVVGNLISNTFIVVLGLSVSLYVAITALIFLIVIHKLEYFLNARIVGTQIQSRAWELLLAMIVMEAAFGLPGLIAAPIYYGYLKSELAEKELV, encoded by the coding sequence ATGGAACCGCGCACTGGCTGGAATCCGGATCGGAATTTCTGGATCGAACTGGCGAGCTATGTCTTCGCCGCCGTGGCCCTCTGGCTGATTCTGAGCATTCACCTGCTTTCGGTGGTGCTCTCGGGGATGATCGTCTATCAGTTGGTGCATGTGCTCGGGCCACGCCTGCAACTGCGCATTTCGAGCGAGCGCGCGCGGCTGGTCGCCGTGGCCCTGCTCTCGGCGGTGATCGTTGCGCTGATGACGGCGCTCATCTTCGGCATCATCACCTTCTTCCGCAGCGATGCAGGCCACTTGCAGCACATCAACGGGAAGATGATGGAGGCCATCGAGCAAGCGCGCGCGCAACTGCCCGCGTGGATCACCGCGCGCTTGCCGGCCGACAGCGACGACATTCATCAGGCCATCACCGGTTACCTGAAAGACCACACGCAGGAGATGTCGCTGGTGGGCAAGGAAGCGCTCAACGCGATGGTGCACATCGTCGTGGGGCTGGTGCTCGGTGCGCTTGTGGCGCTCTCCACGATTCGTCCCGTGCATAGCATGCGTCCGCTCGCTGCCGCGCTCGCACGCCGCGTTACGCTGTTCGGCGACGCCTTTCGCCGTATCGTATTCGCGCAAGTGAAAATTTCGGCGATCAACACCCTCTTCACCGCGATCTTTCTGGTCGGGGTATTGCCGCTGTTCGACATTCACGTACCGCTGCGCAAGACGATGATCGTGGTGACGTTCGTCGTCGGCCTGCTGCCGGTCGTGGGTAACCTGATCTCGAACACGTTCATCGTGGTGCTCGGTCTGTCGGTGTCGCTCTACGTGGCGATCACCGCGCTGATCTTCCTGATCGTCATTCACAAGCTCGAATACTTCCTGAACGCGCGCATCGTCGGCACACAGATCCAGTCTCGCGCCTGGGAGCTGTTGCTCGCCATGATCGTGATGGAAGCCGCGTTCGGATTGCCGGGACTCATCGCCGCACCGATCTACTACGGTTACCTCAAGAGCGAACTGGCGGAAAAAGAACTCGTCTGA
- a CDS encoding helix-turn-helix transcriptional regulator, translating into MKSAKSPATGKLDENALLLREGRKIVEALGQTFAPLVEVVLHDLTDPDHAIVAIANNLSGREPGDAVTEMGLARIADPAFPEVIANYANRFPDGRPAKSTSIGLKNSSGEYVAAICLNMDISMLAAAAASVQQLVSVPNQAPAPVRETLSNRRLDDISPLIADFAAQRNTTPQGLSLAQRREAIRLIEARGLLDLRHAHAEVARALGVARSTVYTYLSDPKGAS; encoded by the coding sequence ATGAAATCCGCAAAATCTCCCGCCACGGGCAAGCTCGACGAAAACGCGTTGTTACTGCGTGAAGGCCGCAAAATCGTCGAGGCGCTCGGCCAGACGTTCGCTCCTCTGGTCGAAGTGGTGTTGCACGACCTGACCGACCCCGACCATGCGATCGTGGCCATCGCCAACAATTTGTCGGGGCGTGAGCCGGGCGATGCCGTCACGGAAATGGGGCTTGCGCGCATCGCCGATCCGGCATTTCCCGAAGTCATCGCAAACTATGCGAACCGGTTTCCGGACGGACGACCGGCCAAGAGCACATCCATCGGGCTGAAGAACAGCAGCGGTGAGTACGTTGCAGCCATCTGTCTGAACATGGACATCTCGATGCTCGCCGCCGCTGCGGCCAGCGTGCAGCAACTGGTGAGCGTGCCGAATCAAGCCCCGGCCCCGGTTCGCGAAACGTTATCCAACCGCCGGCTCGACGACATCTCGCCCCTCATTGCCGACTTTGCCGCGCAGCGCAACACGACCCCGCAGGGACTGTCGCTGGCACAACGCCGCGAGGCCATTCGTCTTATCGAAGCGCGTGGACTGCTCGACCTGCGCCACGCCCATGCCGAGGTTGCGCGCGCATTGGGCGTTGCCCGCTCGACCGTCTACACCTACCTCTCCGACCCGAAAGGCGCATCATGA
- a CDS encoding threo-3-hydroxy-L-aspartate ammonia-lyase has translation MTAPPLAITYGDVVAAHDRIREAAHRTPVLTSRTADAMTGASLFFKAENFQRMGAFKFRGAYNAISQFTPEQKRGGVLAFSSGNHAQAIALAARELGVPAVILMPQDAPQMKIDATRGYGAEVILFDRYKEDREALASRLAQERGMTLIPPYDHPHVMAGQGTATKELIEDAGELDMLVVCLGGGGLLSGSAIAARALNPDIEIFGVEPEAGNDAQQSFRSGKIVHIETPRTIADGAQTQHLGVYTFPVIRSLVDDILTVTDDELVKTMTFFASRMKIVVEPTGCLAAAAVLHGKADVRGKRVGILLSGGNVDMERFAKLTLGEAV, from the coding sequence ATGACCGCTCCCCCATTGGCGATTACCTATGGCGACGTTGTCGCCGCCCACGACCGGATCCGCGAGGCGGCACATCGCACGCCGGTACTTACATCGCGCACCGCCGACGCCATGACCGGCGCCAGCCTGTTCTTCAAGGCGGAGAATTTCCAGCGTATGGGCGCCTTCAAGTTCCGCGGAGCGTACAACGCGATCTCGCAGTTCACGCCCGAACAGAAACGCGGCGGCGTGCTGGCCTTCTCGTCGGGCAATCATGCGCAGGCGATTGCGCTCGCTGCACGCGAACTGGGTGTGCCGGCGGTGATTCTGATGCCGCAGGACGCCCCGCAGATGAAGATCGACGCCACGCGCGGCTACGGTGCGGAAGTGATTCTCTTCGATCGCTACAAGGAAGATCGCGAAGCGCTGGCCAGTCGGCTTGCTCAGGAGCGCGGCATGACGTTGATTCCGCCGTACGACCACCCGCATGTCATGGCGGGACAGGGCACGGCAACCAAGGAGTTGATCGAAGACGCAGGCGAACTGGACATGCTCGTGGTGTGCCTCGGCGGCGGCGGGCTGCTCTCCGGCAGCGCGATTGCGGCACGAGCGCTGAATCCGGACATCGAGATTTTCGGCGTCGAGCCGGAAGCGGGCAACGACGCTCAGCAGAGTTTCCGCTCAGGCAAGATCGTGCATATCGAGACACCGCGCACGATTGCCGATGGTGCCCAAACCCAGCATCTCGGCGTATACACGTTCCCGGTGATTCGTTCGCTCGTGGACGACATCCTGACCGTGACGGACGATGAACTCGTGAAAACAATGACGTTCTTTGCGAGCCGCATGAAGATCGTGGTCGAGCCGACGGGCTGTCTCGCCGCAGCAGCCGTTCTGCACGGCAAGGCGGATGTGCGAGGCAAGCGTGTCGGCATCCTCCTCTCCGGCGGCAACGTCGATATGGAACGCTTCGCAAAACTCACACTTGGGGAGGCAGTATGA
- a CDS encoding RidA family protein, producing MSAQERGIETVNVPTLQPPRGHYSHGVCAGGFVFVSGQLPITPEGERLVGAPFAVQAKQALDNVAAILAACGTTIDRLVQVRVYITNVDDWGPFNEVYAAWAGSAKPARAVVPVPTLSHGVAVEIEATALAG from the coding sequence ATGAGCGCACAGGAACGCGGTATCGAAACCGTCAACGTACCGACACTGCAACCGCCGCGCGGTCACTATTCGCATGGCGTATGCGCGGGCGGCTTTGTGTTCGTGTCGGGACAGTTGCCGATCACGCCGGAAGGCGAACGCCTCGTAGGGGCACCGTTCGCGGTACAGGCAAAGCAGGCGCTGGATAATGTCGCGGCCATTCTCGCGGCATGCGGCACGACCATCGACCGTCTGGTGCAAGTGCGGGTGTACATCACGAACGTCGACGATTGGGGCCCGTTCAACGAGGTTTACGCTGCCTGGGCCGGCAGCGCGAAACCCGCCCGCGCCGTGGTGCCGGTACCCACGCTCAGCCACGGCGTGGCCGTGGAGATCGAGGCAACCGCATTGGCTGGGTAA
- a CDS encoding phosphonate degradation HD-domain oxygenase — translation MALSLPDIRTLFDKFGSIAYSGEPVTQLEHALQSGALAESEGADEALVAASFLHDLGHLLNLQGETPTERGIDDLHQYFALPFLRPLFSDAVLDPIRLHVDAKRCLCAIDPGYYGKLSVDSVRSLALQGGVFSDDEAKTFLARDHAEAALRLRRWDDRAKVAGMATPSLDHYMKVLERVALQ, via the coding sequence ATGGCCCTGAGCCTGCCGGACATCCGCACCCTGTTCGATAAATTCGGTTCGATTGCCTATAGCGGCGAGCCTGTCACCCAACTGGAGCACGCGCTGCAAAGCGGCGCGCTAGCCGAGAGCGAGGGCGCCGACGAGGCGCTCGTCGCCGCCAGTTTCCTTCACGATCTCGGTCACCTGCTCAATCTTCAGGGCGAAACGCCCACCGAGCGCGGTATCGACGATCTGCACCAATACTTCGCGCTGCCGTTCCTGCGCCCGCTGTTCAGCGACGCGGTGCTCGATCCGATTCGTCTGCACGTCGACGCCAAGCGTTGCCTGTGCGCCATCGATCCCGGGTATTACGGCAAGCTCTCGGTCGATTCGGTGCGCAGTCTCGCGTTGCAGGGCGGCGTGTTCAGCGATGACGAGGCGAAGACATTCCTCGCGCGCGACCATGCCGAGGCGGCGCTGCGGCTGCGTCGCTGGGACGACCGGGCGAAGGTCGCCGGCATGGCGACACCGTCGCTCGATCACTACATGAAGGTGCTGGAACGGGTCGCGCTCCAGTAA